A portion of the Pyxidicoccus trucidator genome contains these proteins:
- a CDS encoding head GIN domain-containing protein, with protein sequence MRIRNQGLWVGFALLAAVLSGCVRGPYVEGSGRFIEEERPTADFVKLEVSDGLEVRVRVEPGQPTQVRVVGDDNLVALVRTEHSGGDRLRVSLPEEDVGEWDSRHPLRAELTVPRLESVVRSGGSTVDVGGTLDSESFRVSASGGGRLRVSGLDTARLDLDLSGGVEATLEGAATRVTGDTSGGSVLRARELSAREATLTTSGGGEVVMRVSDTLEVTSSGGGNVRIIGQPTVRSRQLSGGSTLTLE encoded by the coding sequence ATGCGCATCAGGAACCAGGGACTGTGGGTGGGCTTCGCACTGCTGGCGGCAGTCCTGTCCGGCTGTGTACGCGGGCCCTACGTGGAGGGCAGCGGGCGCTTCATCGAGGAGGAGCGGCCGACAGCCGACTTCGTGAAGCTCGAGGTCAGCGATGGCCTCGAGGTCCGGGTGCGGGTGGAGCCGGGACAGCCGACGCAGGTGCGCGTCGTCGGAGATGACAACCTGGTGGCCCTGGTGCGGACGGAGCACTCCGGTGGAGACCGGCTCCGCGTGTCCCTGCCCGAGGAGGACGTGGGGGAGTGGGACTCGCGCCACCCGCTGCGCGCCGAGCTGACGGTGCCGCGCCTGGAGTCGGTGGTGCGCTCCGGGGGAAGCACGGTGGACGTGGGCGGGACGCTCGACTCGGAGTCCTTCAGGGTGAGCGCCAGCGGTGGAGGAAGGCTGCGGGTGAGCGGCCTCGACACCGCGCGGCTCGACTTGGACCTGAGCGGTGGCGTGGAGGCCACGTTGGAAGGCGCGGCCACCCGCGTGACGGGCGACACGTCAGGCGGGAGCGTGCTGCGCGCCCGTGAGCTCTCCGCGCGCGAGGCCACGCTGACCACCAGCGGCGGGGGCGAGGTCGTCATGCGCGTCTCGGACACCCTGGAGGTGACGTCCTCGGGTGGAGGCAACGTGCGCATCATCGGCCAGCCCACCGTGCGCTCGCGACAGCTGAGCGGGGGCTCCACGCTCACGCTCGAGTAG
- the fghA gene encoding S-formylglutathione hydrolase gives MTAAPTRLSEHRCFDGTVGFYRHASEACGGDMRFGIFVPPQARERKVPVLYYLAGLTCTEDTFLIKGGAQRMAAELGVMLVAPDTSPRGAGYPGEDASWDFGVGAGFYLDATQAPWSARYRMGTYVTKELPALIAAHFPARADREGIFGHSMGGHGALVCALRQPGRYRSVSAFAPIAAPMRVPWGQKAFRGYLGEDTAAWREYDATELLRASKTRLPKLLVDQGTSDKFLQEQLKPELLREACEAVGQPLELRIHEGYDHGYYFVSTFMENHLRHHAAALNA, from the coding sequence ATGACGGCGGCCCCCACCCGCCTGTCCGAGCACCGCTGCTTCGACGGCACCGTCGGCTTCTACCGCCACGCGTCCGAGGCGTGTGGGGGTGACATGCGCTTCGGCATCTTCGTCCCGCCCCAGGCGCGGGAGCGGAAGGTGCCGGTGCTCTACTACCTGGCGGGCCTCACCTGCACGGAGGACACGTTCCTCATCAAGGGCGGCGCGCAGCGCATGGCGGCGGAGCTGGGGGTGATGCTGGTGGCCCCGGACACCAGCCCTCGCGGCGCGGGCTACCCGGGTGAGGACGCCTCGTGGGACTTCGGCGTGGGCGCGGGCTTCTACCTGGATGCCACGCAGGCGCCGTGGTCCGCGCGCTACCGCATGGGCACGTACGTCACGAAGGAGCTGCCAGCGCTCATCGCCGCGCACTTCCCCGCCCGCGCGGACCGAGAGGGCATCTTCGGGCACTCCATGGGAGGGCATGGCGCGCTGGTGTGCGCGCTGCGCCAGCCGGGACGCTACCGCTCCGTGTCCGCCTTCGCGCCCATCGCCGCGCCCATGCGCGTGCCGTGGGGACAGAAGGCGTTCCGCGGCTACCTGGGCGAGGACACCGCGGCGTGGCGTGAGTACGACGCCACGGAGCTGCTGCGGGCCTCGAAGACGCGCCTGCCGAAGCTGCTCGTGGACCAGGGGACGAGCGACAAGTTCCTCCAGGAGCAGCTCAAGCCGGAGCTGCTGCGCGAGGCCTGTGAGGCCGTGGGCCAGCCCCTGGAGCTGCGCATCCACGAGGGGTACGACCACGGCTACTACTTCGTCTCCACGTTCATGGAGAACCACCTCCGCCACCATGCGGCGGCGCTGAACGCGTAG
- the rnr gene encoding ribonuclease R, whose protein sequence is MSLSPDQLRQILADADHPLGIKELLRLAGLHPGQQTELKRALRELVRKGAVQKEGKRFLPMEAPAPARRDEAEAASVPPPWSRPAPGGGARTEPRGRGTYQSLQGSEHGGRGARGAQQGAGFRGRGSEERPGRDFGKPQDRQGRGRDRKGFGSESAQGGGFRRGGGPERFGSTGRRGGFDGGALPPVEGILHVHRDGFGFVHPVTGEGENIFLPPGEAQRALDNDRVVVEVSGRPGRYEGRLMRVVDRRRELAVGTYMQQGRYGVVYPTDSSLPGSITVPLTQMAQDGDLVRVRLGVGAELLDPDRGLFGEVAGSLGKPGEPSAEVLGTAFSQGFSDEFPPEAMDEADRYAVKVTEEEARGEERKDLRSMPLITIDGEDARDFDDAVYTEPHGDGWRLVVAIADVSHYVRPGSALNAEALRRATSVYLPDRVLPMLPERLSNGICSLKPDEDRLCMVADLTFDRRGQRLSYEMYPAVMRSAARCTYNEVQDVLDGKDVPHRNAFKPQFEQLMALARTLTKMRKERGAIDFDLPEHKVVLGKDGLPERMDKRERRDSHRLIEECMLAANEAVAKFFQDEGLPTVYRFHGEPDPEKLATFAALAAAYGFKLRFEDGVPSKELDAFISQLAGHPEQRALNQLLLRSMMQAVYTASRVGHYGLAAEHYLHFTSPIRRYPDLLVHRLLKAHWARKGRKPSESMLEREEAQLEDMAVQCSERERAAMQVEREVVSFYACLLMKDRVGEEFAATVAAITDFGFFIELDEEHVEGLVKAETLGPGAKLDKLTHALVYAGGRRVRVGQKLRVRLSSVNVTARKMDFEALQFDGEAMLARAEPGAPRRRREWEAEPPRGHGRERAGRPGRRERESAAGAVQRGPREEPAGGGPRGRFVREGRREEAAPARAGASRFQRPWRGEPETQRPTEAPGASKGPKRRMFIQPQSPALPATEAEALPRTSQGPGQEGAPEARELPTSPPWAAPVEAPVSAGDEGSRSPHPGFDRIRALASQRGRGGAEVRGATHPKHEAKRHGADRQAGPGPRFPAPKPRPETREPAEEATGPRFEAPEAARTPVSGAGPGVSAKPSTEAPPSASTRPAPEARPAVAASPAAESKPAVVASPAAESRPTAQATPERVSEAAEQVPTIREEREAASKRGPKRKAVTKKVAATKKAAATKKVAVAKKAAAPRKKATTKATKKTQKVKAAKPVKAKAKTPAKAAKPAKPRATGGKARSKTPTRRKR, encoded by the coding sequence GTGAGCCTCTCTCCAGACCAACTCAGGCAGATCCTCGCAGACGCTGACCACCCGCTGGGCATCAAGGAGCTCCTGCGGCTCGCCGGCCTGCACCCCGGACAGCAGACCGAGCTCAAGCGCGCGTTGCGCGAGCTCGTCCGCAAGGGGGCCGTGCAGAAGGAGGGCAAGCGCTTCCTTCCCATGGAAGCCCCGGCTCCCGCACGGCGCGACGAAGCCGAGGCGGCCTCCGTCCCGCCCCCCTGGAGCCGTCCGGCTCCCGGTGGTGGCGCTCGGACCGAACCCCGGGGGCGGGGCACGTACCAGTCGCTCCAGGGCAGTGAGCACGGCGGCCGGGGTGCGCGTGGCGCCCAGCAGGGCGCGGGCTTCCGTGGCCGGGGCTCCGAGGAGCGGCCCGGCCGGGACTTCGGCAAGCCGCAGGACCGCCAGGGGCGCGGGCGCGACCGCAAGGGCTTCGGCTCGGAGTCGGCGCAAGGCGGCGGGTTCCGCCGGGGCGGCGGGCCGGAGCGCTTTGGTTCCACCGGGCGCCGTGGCGGCTTCGACGGCGGCGCGCTCCCTCCGGTGGAGGGCATCCTCCACGTGCACCGTGACGGCTTCGGCTTCGTGCACCCGGTGACGGGCGAGGGGGAGAACATCTTCCTGCCTCCGGGCGAGGCGCAGCGGGCGCTCGACAATGACCGGGTGGTGGTGGAGGTCTCCGGACGCCCCGGGCGCTACGAGGGCCGGCTGATGCGCGTGGTGGACCGCCGGCGCGAGCTGGCGGTGGGCACGTACATGCAGCAGGGCCGGTACGGCGTGGTGTACCCCACCGACTCGAGTCTGCCCGGCTCCATCACCGTCCCCCTCACCCAGATGGCGCAGGACGGCGACCTGGTGAGGGTGCGGCTCGGCGTGGGCGCGGAGCTGCTGGATCCGGACCGGGGGCTGTTTGGCGAGGTGGCCGGCTCGCTCGGCAAGCCCGGAGAGCCGAGCGCCGAGGTGCTGGGCACCGCCTTCTCGCAGGGCTTCTCCGACGAGTTCCCGCCGGAGGCCATGGACGAGGCGGACCGCTACGCGGTGAAGGTGACGGAAGAGGAGGCGCGCGGCGAGGAGCGGAAGGACCTGCGCTCGATGCCGCTCATCACCATCGACGGCGAGGACGCTCGCGACTTCGACGACGCCGTCTACACGGAGCCGCATGGGGACGGGTGGCGGCTGGTGGTGGCCATCGCCGACGTGTCCCACTACGTGCGCCCGGGCAGCGCCCTCAACGCGGAGGCCCTGCGGCGCGCCACGTCCGTGTACCTGCCGGACCGCGTGCTGCCCATGCTTCCGGAGCGGCTGAGCAACGGCATCTGCTCCCTGAAGCCGGACGAGGACCGGCTGTGCATGGTGGCGGACCTGACGTTCGACCGCCGGGGCCAGCGGCTCTCGTACGAGATGTACCCGGCGGTGATGCGCAGCGCCGCGCGGTGCACGTACAACGAGGTGCAGGACGTCCTGGACGGCAAGGACGTGCCGCACCGCAACGCCTTCAAGCCGCAGTTCGAGCAGCTGATGGCGCTGGCGCGCACTCTGACGAAGATGCGCAAGGAGCGCGGCGCCATCGACTTCGACCTGCCCGAGCACAAGGTGGTGCTGGGCAAGGACGGCCTGCCTGAGCGCATGGACAAGCGCGAGCGCAGGGACAGCCATCGCCTGATTGAAGAGTGCATGCTCGCCGCCAACGAGGCGGTGGCGAAGTTCTTCCAGGACGAGGGCCTGCCCACGGTGTACCGGTTCCACGGTGAGCCGGACCCGGAGAAGCTGGCCACCTTCGCCGCGCTGGCGGCGGCGTATGGCTTCAAGCTGCGCTTCGAGGACGGGGTGCCGTCGAAGGAGCTGGATGCCTTCATCAGCCAGCTCGCGGGCCACCCGGAGCAGCGGGCGCTGAACCAGCTGCTGCTGCGCTCGATGATGCAGGCCGTCTACACGGCGTCGCGGGTGGGGCACTACGGCCTGGCGGCGGAGCACTACCTGCACTTCACCTCGCCGATTCGCCGCTACCCGGACCTGCTGGTGCACCGGCTGCTGAAGGCGCACTGGGCGCGCAAGGGGCGCAAGCCCTCGGAGTCCATGCTGGAGCGCGAGGAGGCCCAGCTGGAAGACATGGCCGTGCAGTGCTCCGAGCGTGAGCGCGCGGCCATGCAGGTGGAGCGCGAGGTGGTGTCCTTCTACGCGTGCCTGCTGATGAAGGACCGGGTGGGGGAGGAGTTCGCCGCCACGGTGGCCGCCATCACCGACTTCGGCTTCTTCATCGAGCTGGACGAGGAGCACGTCGAAGGCCTGGTGAAGGCGGAGACGCTGGGGCCGGGCGCGAAGCTGGACAAGCTGACGCACGCGCTGGTGTACGCCGGTGGGCGCCGCGTGCGCGTAGGACAGAAGCTGCGCGTGCGGCTGTCGTCGGTGAATGTGACGGCGCGGAAGATGGACTTCGAGGCGCTCCAGTTCGACGGTGAGGCGATGCTCGCCCGCGCCGAGCCGGGGGCTCCGCGCCGCCGCCGCGAGTGGGAAGCGGAGCCGCCGCGAGGCCATGGCCGTGAGCGGGCGGGACGTCCCGGCCGTCGCGAGCGCGAGTCCGCCGCCGGAGCAGTGCAGCGAGGACCGCGCGAGGAGCCCGCTGGCGGTGGACCGCGTGGACGCTTCGTGCGCGAGGGCCGGCGCGAAGAGGCCGCACCGGCGCGAGCAGGTGCCTCCAGGTTCCAGCGCCCGTGGCGCGGGGAGCCCGAGACGCAGCGTCCCACCGAGGCTCCAGGAGCGTCGAAGGGGCCGAAGCGGAGGATGTTCATCCAGCCCCAGTCCCCCGCGCTCCCCGCGACGGAGGCCGAGGCGCTTCCTCGGACGTCGCAGGGGCCCGGGCAGGAGGGCGCACCGGAGGCGCGCGAGCTGCCGACGTCGCCACCGTGGGCGGCTCCCGTCGAGGCGCCCGTGTCCGCTGGGGACGAGGGTTCCCGTTCGCCGCACCCGGGGTTCGACCGCATCCGCGCGCTGGCCTCCCAGCGCGGCCGGGGTGGGGCGGAGGTCCGTGGCGCGACCCATCCCAAGCATGAGGCGAAGCGGCATGGCGCGGACCGGCAGGCCGGACCGGGCCCCCGTTTCCCAGCCCCAAAGCCGAGGCCCGAGACACGGGAACCGGCCGAGGAGGCCACCGGGCCGCGCTTCGAGGCCCCTGAAGCGGCCCGTACCCCTGTGTCCGGGGCGGGCCCGGGCGTCTCCGCGAAGCCCTCGACTGAGGCCCCACCGTCTGCGTCCACCCGGCCCGCGCCCGAGGCGAGGCCGGCTGTTGCCGCGAGCCCGGCGGCCGAGTCGAAGCCGGCTGTTGTCGCGAGCCCCGCGGCCGAGTCGAGGCCTACCGCGCAGGCGACGCCCGAGCGCGTAAGCGAGGCGGCGGAGCAGGTGCCCACCATCCGCGAGGAGCGGGAGGCCGCGTCCAAGCGAGGCCCGAAGCGGAAGGCGGTCACGAAGAAGGTGGCGGCCACGAAGAAGGCAGCGGCCACGAAGAAGGTGGCGGTCGCGAAGAAGGCAGCGGCACCGCGCAAGAAGGCCACCACCAAGGCCACGAAGAAGACCCAGAAGGTCAAGGCGGCGAAGCCGGTGAAGGCCAAGGCCAAGACGCCCGCGAAGGCCGCGAAGCCGGCGAAGCCCCGCGCCACCGGCGGCAAGGCGCGGAGCAAGACGCCGACGCGTCGGAAGCGCTGA
- a CDS encoding DUF3185 family protein, producing the protein MGLVRLVGVMLAVAGGVLLWTGLRARDSLAERATEVFTGRNTEQTTLYLAGGGAALAGGILLVLFGGGRRRR; encoded by the coding sequence GTGGGACTCGTCCGGCTCGTGGGAGTGATGCTCGCTGTCGCGGGAGGCGTGTTGCTGTGGACCGGGCTGCGCGCGCGGGATTCGCTCGCGGAGCGGGCCACCGAGGTCTTCACCGGCCGCAACACCGAGCAGACCACGCTGTACCTCGCGGGCGGAGGCGCGGCCCTCGCGGGCGGCATCCTGCTGGTGCTCTTCGGCGGCGGCCGGCGGCGGCGCTAG